Proteins encoded within one genomic window of Streptomyces sp. NBC_01314:
- a CDS encoding TniQ family protein: MTVRPLARALSPLPEESLPGLLLRLAYRMERSPARAARLCGLIHRQNRLPGEYLISLPAERIGPFAAAARLNVEEANALTLSSFAAVYPPLASVRIDGSRNTTAARKSWAASISSRYCATCLSGNGSPVQSLYGGPWKLRWHLPVSYACVMHRTLLSHTCPRCGGTPNRPTNTERQGLITHRTTSGLHPAHCRRLVPDVHGTPAAPCAARLDHDHQAARVPDADLSILLALQHRIDQRLMCGQSTADESQSASDRYFFADLIVAAHLIRLSWPDGARYASSTSLADLIDRHVSSAAARRHTPKPDGRMPIAWDAPEDPAECAAVLVAADSLLGHVERDDAGMTDRVRPLAASAFSRNPPNVGASLRRMDVSPAMARALLCHTQGFYRAGGHRHARQRLPSRQSRFRIEHVPALLPLEWLSAHFDDLLSHWAHHTDWKVRHLRRVSALKLAEMSGGGTWPDCAKTLRIPWNTAQQSLKVIRQELNSRELWSDFERSVESVASQLDWDTDRVHYGRRRELLSSWQVPVGDWAGLCRDLEQFGQGATSPTRDTATVLIWTHVTQGDHLHSPVLGALRESGCSTQRLVASISQLRTPANRKGSKRELLRRLETYSDLLATACDRAVAWLQTASLEIKVTAAHLREVKSP; the protein is encoded by the coding sequence ATGACCGTCCGCCCGCTGGCCCGCGCCCTCAGTCCGCTCCCCGAGGAATCACTGCCGGGCCTGCTCCTGCGGCTGGCCTACCGCATGGAGCGCTCGCCCGCCAGGGCTGCACGCCTGTGCGGACTGATCCATCGTCAAAATCGGCTCCCAGGCGAGTACCTGATCTCCCTGCCCGCCGAGCGGATCGGGCCCTTCGCCGCGGCCGCCCGCTTGAACGTGGAGGAGGCCAACGCACTGACGCTGTCGTCCTTTGCTGCCGTCTACCCGCCCCTGGCATCCGTTCGGATCGACGGCAGCCGCAACACCACGGCCGCGCGGAAGTCGTGGGCTGCCAGCATTTCCAGTCGATACTGCGCCACCTGTCTCTCAGGGAACGGAAGTCCCGTCCAGTCGCTTTATGGCGGTCCCTGGAAACTGCGCTGGCATCTTCCCGTCTCGTACGCCTGCGTCATGCACCGCACCTTGCTCTCCCATACGTGCCCGCGCTGTGGGGGTACGCCGAATCGGCCGACGAATACAGAGCGCCAAGGGCTGATCACGCACCGCACCACGAGCGGGCTGCACCCGGCCCATTGTCGGCGCCTTGTGCCTGATGTGCACGGCACTCCGGCCGCTCCCTGCGCTGCCCGCCTGGACCACGACCACCAGGCCGCGCGCGTGCCCGATGCCGATCTGTCCATTCTGCTTGCTCTGCAGCACCGCATTGATCAGCGTCTGATGTGTGGTCAATCCACCGCCGATGAAAGCCAGTCGGCCTCGGATCGCTATTTCTTTGCCGATCTCATCGTCGCTGCACATCTGATCCGGCTCAGCTGGCCAGACGGTGCGCGATACGCTTCCTCGACGTCGCTCGCTGACCTGATCGACCGCCACGTTTCCTCCGCTGCCGCTCGCCGCCACACCCCTAAACCCGACGGACGCATGCCCATCGCCTGGGATGCCCCCGAGGACCCAGCCGAGTGCGCGGCGGTGCTCGTTGCCGCCGACAGCCTCCTCGGTCACGTGGAACGCGATGACGCCGGGATGACCGATCGCGTCCGGCCGCTCGCTGCGTCGGCGTTCAGCCGTAATCCGCCCAACGTCGGCGCCTCTTTGCGACGCATGGACGTCTCCCCTGCGATGGCACGTGCCCTGCTATGCCATACCCAGGGGTTCTACCGTGCCGGTGGCCACCGGCACGCGCGGCAGCGCCTTCCCTCACGCCAGAGCCGCTTCCGAATCGAGCATGTGCCTGCTCTCCTGCCGCTAGAGTGGCTCTCCGCCCACTTCGACGACCTGTTGTCCCACTGGGCGCACCACACCGACTGGAAGGTGCGGCACCTGCGGCGCGTTTCAGCGCTCAAGCTCGCGGAGATGAGTGGCGGTGGCACCTGGCCCGATTGCGCGAAGACTCTCCGCATCCCGTGGAACACCGCGCAGCAGTCCCTCAAAGTCATCCGGCAGGAGTTGAATTCACGGGAACTGTGGTCGGACTTTGAGAGGTCCGTCGAAAGTGTGGCCAGCCAATTGGACTGGGACACGGATCGTGTTCACTACGGGCGACGCCGGGAGCTTCTTTCGTCCTGGCAGGTTCCAGTTGGCGACTGGGCCGGACTGTGCCGCGATCTCGAGCAGTTCGGCCAAGGGGCCACCTCCCCCACCCGTGACACCGCGACCGTGCTGATCTGGACTCATGTCACCCAAGGCGATCACCTTCACAGCCCCGTGCTCGGCGCCCTGAGGGAGTCGGGCTGCAGCACCCAGCGCCTGGTCGCGTCGATCAGCCAACTCCGCACCCCAGCCAACCGCAAGGGCAGCAAACGCGAGCTCCTGCGCCGTCTCGAAACCTACTCCGACCTCCTCGCCACTGCCTGCGACCGGGCCGTTGCCTGGTTACAGACTGCCAGCCTCGAAATCAAGGTAACCGCTGCACACCTGCGCGAGGTCAAGTCCCCTTAG
- a CDS encoding AAA family ATPase, giving the protein MNRPYDSPSFLPGPPIDRTTWEGWRRWCETRRAFIPAPVLTAAEFALKSPRQQRLYNLHRLATHSSLPIDVTPMSERVAHAVLARVEDGAFSHKACTRGGIMVNGDGAQGKTETVCEALAIFEETWMALNNYMNPDAMPGTRDLVAPVAYVRCPVKATPISTCQRILDFYGEDYKGMRLEDLVRTVKTAIVEHATRALVIDDITRLKLHREADQDVLDLIREMMSMPVTLILVGVGIPTSGLLREGRRDPKTLEWIYQPIKDRGRSPNDHAASQHERRFQIVDLDPFRYTAGPEMAAWMDHLARLEGHLRLLNDTKGMLTGDDMPEYLFDRTGGVVGVLEKLIQHGCRRAIEDKSERLTKELFNQFTVTPGDMPDLDAESGEQPKIPPHKPTPGKKKPKGRNTVFDDDGPAAAGETG; this is encoded by the coding sequence GTGAATCGCCCGTACGACAGTCCGTCGTTCCTTCCCGGCCCGCCGATCGACCGCACTACCTGGGAGGGCTGGCGGCGCTGGTGCGAGACCCGCAGGGCGTTCATCCCCGCGCCTGTGCTGACGGCCGCAGAGTTCGCCCTCAAGTCACCGCGCCAGCAACGCCTTTATAACCTGCACCGACTCGCCACACACAGCAGTCTGCCCATCGACGTGACTCCGATGAGCGAGCGCGTCGCCCATGCTGTTCTGGCCCGCGTCGAGGACGGCGCGTTCAGCCACAAGGCTTGCACACGCGGCGGCATCATGGTCAACGGCGACGGCGCCCAGGGCAAGACCGAGACCGTGTGCGAGGCCTTGGCCATCTTCGAAGAGACGTGGATGGCCCTGAACAACTACATGAACCCGGATGCCATGCCCGGCACCCGCGACCTGGTCGCCCCCGTCGCCTACGTACGCTGCCCGGTCAAGGCCACACCCATCTCCACCTGCCAGCGCATCCTCGACTTCTACGGCGAGGACTACAAGGGCATGCGCCTGGAGGACCTGGTCCGTACCGTCAAGACCGCCATCGTCGAGCACGCCACCAGGGCACTCGTCATCGACGACATCACTCGCCTCAAACTCCACCGGGAAGCCGACCAGGACGTCCTCGACCTGATCCGCGAAATGATGAGCATGCCCGTCACGCTCATTCTCGTCGGCGTCGGCATCCCCACCTCCGGCCTGCTGCGGGAAGGCCGTCGCGACCCCAAGACCCTGGAATGGATCTACCAGCCGATCAAGGACCGCGGCCGCAGCCCGAATGATCACGCCGCCAGCCAACACGAGCGGCGCTTCCAGATCGTCGACCTCGACCCGTTCCGCTACACCGCCGGACCGGAGATGGCCGCCTGGATGGATCATCTGGCCCGCTTGGAAGGGCACTTGCGGCTTCTGAACGACACCAAGGGAATGCTGACCGGAGATGACATGCCCGAGTACTTGTTCGACCGCACCGGCGGCGTGGTCGGCGTACTGGAGAAGCTCATCCAGCACGGCTGCCGACGGGCCATCGAGGACAAGAGCGAGCGGCTGACGAAGGAGCTGTTCAACCAGTTCACCGTCACCCCCGGCGACATGCCCGACTTGGACGCGGAGTCCGGCGAGCAGCCCAAGATCCCGCCGCACAAGCCCACCCCAGGGAAGAAGAAGCCGAAGGGCCGCAACACCGTCTTCGACGATGACGGCCCCGCCGCGGCCGGCGAGACGGGCTGA
- a CDS encoding transposase produces MSTETASTWVLEPGTELIIDGGAWRVETCLPHLGRVTLIGDEGAPWKVQLSELIHRPGCRPSTRTRKDLPAASRGRQPKSMADLPPVQREHVMRRLEHIREVETGYRSGDPDAALPHEPLPQYDPETTTLTQRRKAKEAELRKAKAMDLALAKSLALHKVSARTLVRWDTARRKLGPIGLSDDRWLREATGHRITPEVREALFAVRDESLRRAKLTGRDRERLIHQYVRETFGEKTKVPSYDVLRRVWRDWFGSNGGRQRYARSAAMAQKYATGRHVVVHRPGQVVALDTTVLPVKVLENVFGDPVSVHLTLALDVYTHSIVAFRLSLVSDSSIDVAMVLRDMTMPLPMRPDWGEDMRWAYPGIPGTVVADFAGYEVAGLPFFAPETVTTDHGSVYRNHHLVEVQRVLGANIKPSRVLRPTDKKAVERAFGAIRSLLFAPLLGYQGVDTADRGADPEADACLTVAEMEHIIATWIVGIWQNRRFDSYAPSWDPGGDHSPNSLFAASMTQGGFALRIPSPELYYQLLPSHQVMIHGKRGVKIKNLWYDGEALDPYRGELSRRGGKDKNRYVIHRDPRDPCFVFFRDPLTHDWHALRWVGLPEEGQFPAFSDARVREAMRELRKRGLTPKSDKELLPVLLEVIGGKIPVEQWPTQLTKKQRTEHAREVTQAAAAAADRPADATAAQSAPAAPAPAAVPAARTGSDDGKVVPLRWRERAEQGRDAVTNERRRRREAAVPERPIPPPQDLSERLRATSLLALPDDDFDDDTDEPGAAAAAAPEKEVSQ; encoded by the coding sequence GTGAGTACTGAGACGGCATCGACATGGGTGCTGGAGCCTGGCACCGAGCTGATCATCGATGGTGGGGCGTGGCGGGTCGAGACGTGTCTGCCTCATCTGGGCCGCGTGACACTGATCGGGGACGAGGGCGCGCCGTGGAAGGTGCAGCTGAGCGAGCTGATCCACCGCCCCGGTTGCCGGCCGTCCACCCGGACCCGCAAGGATCTCCCGGCCGCCAGCCGGGGCCGCCAGCCGAAGTCGATGGCAGACCTCCCGCCGGTTCAACGAGAACACGTGATGCGGCGGTTGGAGCACATCCGAGAGGTCGAGACCGGCTACCGCAGCGGCGATCCGGACGCCGCGCTGCCGCACGAACCTCTCCCACAGTACGACCCGGAGACCACAACGCTGACGCAGCGCCGAAAGGCAAAGGAGGCCGAGCTGCGCAAGGCGAAGGCCATGGATCTCGCGCTGGCGAAGTCGCTGGCCCTGCACAAGGTGAGCGCGCGGACGCTGGTGCGCTGGGACACGGCACGGCGCAAGCTCGGGCCGATCGGCCTCTCGGACGACCGGTGGCTACGGGAGGCGACCGGGCACCGAATCACCCCGGAGGTGCGCGAGGCGCTGTTCGCCGTACGTGATGAGAGCCTGCGGCGGGCGAAGCTGACAGGGCGGGACCGCGAACGTCTCATCCACCAGTACGTACGGGAGACCTTCGGAGAGAAGACCAAGGTCCCCAGCTACGACGTGCTGCGCCGGGTGTGGCGGGACTGGTTCGGCTCCAACGGCGGGCGGCAGCGCTATGCACGCTCGGCGGCCATGGCTCAGAAGTACGCAACGGGCCGGCACGTGGTGGTGCACCGGCCCGGGCAGGTGGTGGCCCTGGACACCACAGTGCTGCCGGTGAAGGTCCTGGAAAACGTGTTCGGCGATCCGGTCTCGGTGCATCTCACGCTGGCGCTCGACGTGTACACGCACTCGATTGTGGCTTTCCGGCTCAGCCTGGTCTCGGATTCCTCGATCGACGTGGCGATGGTGCTGCGGGACATGACGATGCCGCTCCCCATGCGCCCGGACTGGGGCGAGGACATGCGGTGGGCCTATCCCGGCATCCCGGGCACGGTGGTGGCCGACTTCGCCGGGTACGAGGTGGCCGGGCTGCCGTTCTTCGCCCCGGAGACCGTCACCACCGACCACGGCTCCGTCTACCGCAACCACCACCTGGTCGAGGTCCAGCGGGTACTCGGCGCGAACATCAAACCGAGCCGGGTGCTGCGCCCCACCGACAAGAAGGCTGTGGAACGCGCCTTCGGTGCCATCCGGTCGCTGCTGTTCGCTCCCCTGCTCGGCTATCAGGGCGTGGACACTGCCGACCGCGGCGCCGACCCGGAGGCTGACGCCTGCCTGACTGTGGCGGAGATGGAGCACATCATCGCCACCTGGATCGTGGGGATCTGGCAGAACCGCCGCTTCGACTCCTACGCACCGAGCTGGGATCCGGGCGGCGACCACAGCCCCAACAGCCTGTTCGCCGCCTCTATGACGCAAGGCGGCTTCGCCCTGCGGATCCCCTCGCCCGAGCTGTACTACCAGCTCCTGCCCAGCCACCAGGTCATGATCCACGGCAAGCGCGGCGTGAAGATCAAGAACCTGTGGTACGACGGCGAGGCCCTGGACCCGTACCGCGGGGAGCTCTCCCGGCGCGGCGGCAAAGACAAGAACCGCTACGTCATCCACCGGGACCCGCGCGATCCCTGTTTCGTGTTCTTCCGGGATCCGCTTACCCACGACTGGCACGCCCTGCGCTGGGTGGGCCTGCCCGAGGAAGGGCAGTTCCCCGCTTTCAGTGACGCCCGCGTACGCGAGGCCATGCGCGAACTGCGTAAGCGCGGGCTGACGCCGAAGTCGGACAAGGAACTCCTGCCCGTCCTCCTCGAAGTGATCGGCGGGAAGATCCCCGTCGAGCAGTGGCCGACGCAACTGACGAAGAAGCAGCGCACCGAGCACGCCCGCGAAGTGACTCAGGCCGCGGCCGCCGCGGCCGACCGCCCCGCCGACGCCACCGCGGCCCAGTCGGCGCCCGCCGCGCCTGCGCCCGCCGCCGTTCCCGCGGCGCGCACCGGATCGGACGACGGCAAGGTCGTCCCACTGCGCTGGCGCGAACGCGCCGAGCAGGGACGGGACGCGGTCACCAACGAACGTCGACGACGCCGTGAAGCCGCCGTCCCCGAACGCCCGATCCCGCCACCACAGGATCTGTCCGAGCGGCTGCGCGCCACCAGCCTGCTGGCCCTGCCCGACGACGACTTCGACGACGACACAGACGAGCCCGGTGCGGCGGCAGCGGCCGCACCCGAGAAAGAGGTCAGCCAGTGA
- a CDS encoding TnsA-like heteromeric transposase endonuclease subunit: MQMKASGASSVRQVLEGPQKETWSDSCRLEDLAFLHRGFTEYAHQLDLDERWARRWTTRWKFGRDAAATYSVRDLSEVVVSRTVPVRRFTWRTDQYHRPGLEYMVSTSRHHGYESFEEECLLLVADFAAGLREALSQPFRLRFYVGGKRVDHTPDYLLLTDTGPFVIDVRPAGRIRSEDELKFAATFEAALAAGWRYGVVTGWRRHVWETVDAFSAERRPLTNVLDMHGQLRAAASQGPLPLGDLVERCSIPAVARAHALHLLWRRELGADLSAPYRDASLIRLASVESRGVRS, encoded by the coding sequence ATGCAAATGAAAGCTTCCGGTGCGAGTTCCGTCCGCCAGGTGCTGGAAGGGCCACAGAAGGAGACGTGGTCCGACTCCTGCCGCCTGGAGGATCTGGCATTCCTGCATCGGGGATTCACCGAGTACGCGCACCAGCTGGACCTCGACGAACGATGGGCCCGTCGCTGGACGACGAGATGGAAGTTCGGGCGGGACGCTGCCGCCACGTACTCGGTGCGCGACCTCAGCGAGGTGGTTGTCTCACGCACAGTGCCGGTGCGTCGGTTCACTTGGCGGACCGACCAGTACCACCGGCCCGGGCTCGAGTACATGGTGTCCACGAGTCGGCATCACGGTTATGAGAGCTTCGAGGAGGAGTGTCTGCTCCTCGTCGCCGACTTCGCGGCGGGGCTGCGTGAGGCGCTCTCGCAGCCGTTCCGGCTTCGCTTCTACGTGGGTGGCAAGCGGGTGGATCACACGCCGGACTACCTGCTGCTGACCGATACCGGTCCGTTCGTGATCGATGTTCGGCCGGCCGGTCGGATTCGCTCCGAGGACGAGCTGAAGTTCGCCGCGACGTTCGAGGCCGCCCTGGCCGCCGGATGGCGCTACGGCGTGGTGACCGGCTGGCGTCGGCACGTGTGGGAAACGGTGGACGCATTCTCCGCCGAGCGCCGGCCGTTGACCAATGTGCTTGACATGCACGGCCAGCTGCGCGCAGCTGCCTCCCAAGGACCACTGCCGCTAGGGGACTTGGTCGAGCGGTGCTCCATCCCCGCAGTGGCCCGGGCCCATGCCCTTCACTTGCTGTGGCGTAGAGAGCTCGGTGCGGACCTCTCCGCACCGTACAGGGACGCGAGCCTGATCCGGCTTGCATCCGTAGAGTCTCGCGGGGTGCGGTCGTGA
- the istB gene encoding IS21-like element helper ATPase IstB, with protein MRRMRLPYMRKAAPDVLATARAQRWDPAEVLRLLIAEEVTGRDAATRRLRRHSANFPTGKTLGSWRAEDSTIPEPTQNSLITLEWIGRAENLVIAGPSGTGKSHFTEGLAQAAIENDLRVSWFTLETLSAAIGKSKVDGSTARTVARICRADLIVIDDIGLLPVGEDAAEAFYRIIDAAYERRSIAVTSNIHPSGFDTIMPKTLAGASTDRLMHHAHLVTTTGDSHRLAEALAGKGVVPLS; from the coding sequence ATGCGCCGCATGCGCCTGCCCTATATGCGCAAAGCCGCCCCCGATGTGCTGGCCACCGCCCGCGCACAACGCTGGGACCCCGCCGAGGTGCTGCGGCTGCTGATAGCCGAGGAGGTCACCGGCCGCGACGCGGCCACCCGGCGTCTTCGCCGCCACTCGGCGAACTTCCCCACCGGCAAGACCCTGGGCTCCTGGCGGGCCGAGGACTCCACGATCCCCGAACCCACCCAGAACTCCCTGATCACGCTGGAGTGGATCGGCCGCGCCGAGAATCTGGTGATCGCCGGCCCGTCGGGGACGGGCAAGAGCCACTTCACCGAGGGCCTGGCCCAGGCCGCGATCGAGAACGACCTGCGGGTGTCCTGGTTCACCCTGGAGACGCTCAGCGCCGCGATCGGGAAGTCGAAGGTCGACGGGTCCACCGCTCGGACCGTCGCCCGGATCTGCCGCGCGGACCTCATCGTCATCGACGACATCGGCTTGCTGCCTGTCGGGGAAGACGCCGCCGAGGCGTTCTACCGGATCATCGACGCCGCCTACGAACGCCGGTCCATCGCTGTGACCAGCAACATCCACCCCTCAGGCTTCGACACGATCATGCCGAAGACTCTCGCGGGCGCGAGCACCGACCGCCTGATGCACCACGCTCACCTCGTGACCACCACCGGCGACTCGCACCGCCTCGCCGAGGCCCTCGCAGGGAAGGGGGTGGTCCCCTTGAGCTGA
- the istA gene encoding IS21 family transposase, which translates to MEILEAYDLTGTVWSAATLTGHDPKTVKRYVEARNGGRNPYEREPRPKMIDAFLEKVEEWVEQSKATIRADVVHDKLVKMGYRGSARSTRRAVNAAKVAWKAGKRRTYRPWIPEPGRWLQFDWGEGPRIAGRRTWLFCAWLSWSRFRVVIPVWDCTLGTLVACLDTTLRRIGGAPTYVLTDNAKTVTVEHIAGIPVRHPQMVAAGRHYGCQVVSCVPYDPESKGGAEATVRIAKADLVPTSANLLSAYDTFAELADACLTWCDAVNSRRHRATGQIPASRLDVERTTLHVLPIEPLALALGEERLVGSDRTISFNAVRYSTPPGYTGAKVWCRVVGEELSITARTNSGDLSEIWRHQLSTPGVPQIIDEHYPDHPDGRSIHQPRLRPRSEAEIAFVGIGPGAGRWLKEAGPAGAVRIRAKMARAVELATVLGNDKVDQALGLAATAGRFADDDLLSILGHIADSKPAGEVVRADESHSVQNGTIGWQALGR; encoded by the coding sequence ATGGAAATCCTTGAGGCGTACGACCTGACCGGGACGGTCTGGTCGGCGGCGACCTTGACGGGGCACGACCCGAAGACGGTCAAGCGGTATGTCGAGGCCCGCAACGGCGGGCGCAATCCCTATGAGCGAGAGCCGCGGCCGAAGATGATCGACGCGTTCCTGGAGAAGGTCGAGGAGTGGGTCGAGCAGTCGAAGGCGACGATCCGCGCCGATGTGGTCCACGACAAGCTCGTGAAGATGGGCTACCGGGGCAGCGCGCGCTCGACGAGACGGGCGGTGAACGCGGCAAAAGTGGCGTGGAAGGCGGGCAAGCGCCGCACCTACCGGCCGTGGATTCCCGAGCCGGGCCGGTGGCTGCAGTTCGACTGGGGCGAGGGTCCGCGCATCGCGGGGCGTCGGACCTGGTTGTTCTGCGCATGGCTGTCCTGGTCGCGGTTCCGGGTCGTGATCCCGGTCTGGGACTGCACGCTGGGCACGCTGGTGGCCTGCCTGGACACCACGCTCAGGCGGATCGGCGGGGCGCCGACGTATGTACTGACCGACAATGCGAAGACGGTCACCGTCGAGCACATCGCCGGGATCCCGGTGCGGCATCCACAGATGGTCGCCGCGGGCCGCCATTACGGCTGCCAGGTGGTCAGTTGCGTGCCCTACGACCCCGAGTCGAAGGGTGGTGCGGAGGCCACGGTCCGGATCGCGAAGGCCGACCTGGTGCCCACCAGCGCGAACCTGCTGTCCGCCTACGACACCTTCGCCGAGCTCGCCGATGCCTGCCTGACCTGGTGCGATGCCGTGAACTCGCGCCGTCACCGGGCGACTGGGCAGATACCCGCGAGCCGTCTGGACGTCGAACGCACCACACTGCATGTCCTGCCCATCGAGCCGCTCGCGCTTGCGCTGGGCGAGGAGAGGCTGGTCGGCTCGGACCGCACGATCAGCTTCAACGCGGTGCGCTACTCGACCCCGCCGGGCTATACCGGTGCCAAGGTGTGGTGCCGGGTGGTCGGCGAGGAACTGTCCATCACTGCCCGCACCAACTCCGGGGACCTGTCGGAGATTTGGCGCCACCAGCTTTCCACCCCGGGTGTTCCGCAGATCATCGACGAGCACTACCCCGACCATCCCGACGGCCGCAGCATCCACCAGCCGAGGCTGCGGCCCCGCTCGGAGGCGGAGATCGCGTTCGTTGGCATCGGCCCCGGGGCCGGGCGCTGGCTCAAGGAGGCCGGACCCGCCGGCGCGGTCCGCATCCGCGCCAAGATGGCCCGCGCGGTCGAGCTGGCCACCGTCCTGGGCAACGACAAAGTCGACCAGGCCCTCGGCCTTGCGGCCACGGCCGGGCGCTTCGCCGACGACGACCTGCTCTCGATCCTGGGACACATCGCCGACAGCAAGCCCGCCGGCGAGGTCGTCCGCGCGGACGAGTCCCACTCCGTCCAGAACGGAACCATCGGCTGGCAGGCCCTGGGCCGCTGA
- the kdpF gene encoding K(+)-transporting ATPase subunit F: protein MTVENIVGLIVAVSLLGYLVLALIFPERF, encoded by the coding sequence GTGACCGTCGAGAACATCGTCGGCCTGATCGTGGCCGTCTCCCTGCTGGGCTATCTCGTCCTCGCCCTGATCTTCCCGGAGAGGTTCTGA
- the kdpA gene encoding potassium-transporting ATPase subunit KdpA, with translation MGPVLAGVLQLLALIAALALAYVPLGNYMAKVYSSDQHWRVEKWIYKGIGANPDTEMRWPAYLRGVLAFSAVGVLFLYLLQRLQGVLPGSLGFSSIDADQAFNTAASFVTNTNWQSYYGEQAMGHVVQVGGLAVQNFVSAAVGIAVAVALVRGFARSRSGELGNFWSDMVRGVTRILLPLAFVAAIVLVACGTIQNFSGIHEVGQFMGGSQQWNGGAVASTEAIKEVGTNGGGIFNANSAHPFENPTPFTNLFEIFLLLVIPFALTRTFGVMVGSVKQGYAILATMATIWLGFTALMMWTEFAHHGPALDIAGGAMEGKENRFGVGASSIFAVATTLTSTGAVNSFHSSFTGLGGGITMLGMQLGEIAPGGVGSGLYGMLIMAIIAVFIAGLMVGRTPEYLGKKIGTREIKFAACYILITPALVLVLSAAAMALPTPGNSMTNSGAHGFSEILYAYTSASNNNGSAFAGLNADTQWFNSTLGIAMLLGRFLPMVFVLALAGSLAEQKPVPATAGTLRTEKPLFTGLLVGAILIITGLTYFPALALGPLAEGLAS, from the coding sequence ATGGGTCCCGTACTCGCCGGCGTGCTCCAGCTACTGGCCCTCATAGCGGCGTTGGCGCTCGCCTACGTCCCCCTCGGCAACTACATGGCCAAGGTCTACTCCTCCGACCAGCACTGGCGCGTCGAGAAGTGGATCTACAAGGGCATCGGCGCCAACCCCGACACCGAGATGCGCTGGCCCGCGTACCTGCGCGGCGTGCTCGCCTTCTCGGCGGTCGGTGTCCTGTTCCTGTACCTCCTCCAGCGGCTGCAGGGTGTGCTGCCCGGCTCGCTGGGCTTCTCCTCCATCGACGCCGACCAGGCGTTCAACACCGCCGCGTCGTTCGTGACGAACACCAACTGGCAGTCGTACTACGGCGAGCAGGCGATGGGTCACGTCGTCCAGGTCGGAGGGCTGGCCGTACAGAACTTCGTCTCGGCTGCCGTGGGCATCGCCGTCGCCGTCGCGCTCGTACGCGGCTTCGCCCGCTCCCGCTCCGGTGAGCTGGGCAACTTCTGGTCCGACATGGTGCGCGGGGTGACCCGCATCCTGCTGCCGCTCGCGTTCGTCGCGGCGATCGTGCTGGTCGCCTGCGGGACCATCCAGAACTTCTCCGGCATCCACGAGGTCGGCCAGTTCATGGGCGGCTCGCAGCAGTGGAACGGCGGCGCCGTCGCCTCCACCGAGGCCATCAAGGAAGTCGGCACCAACGGCGGCGGCATCTTCAACGCCAACTCCGCCCACCCGTTCGAGAACCCGACTCCCTTCACCAACCTCTTCGAGATCTTCCTGCTGCTGGTCATCCCGTTCGCCCTGACCCGCACGTTCGGTGTCATGGTCGGCTCGGTCAAGCAGGGCTACGCGATCCTCGCCACGATGGCCACCATCTGGCTCGGGTTCACCGCCCTGATGATGTGGACCGAGTTCGCCCACCACGGCCCGGCGCTCGACATCGCCGGCGGAGCCATGGAGGGCAAGGAGAACCGCTTCGGTGTCGGCGCCTCCTCGATCTTCGCGGTGGCGACCACGCTCACCTCGACCGGCGCGGTGAACTCCTTCCACTCCTCCTTCACCGGCCTCGGCGGCGGGATCACCATGCTCGGCATGCAGCTGGGCGAGATCGCGCCCGGCGGTGTCGGCTCCGGCCTCTACGGCATGCTGATCATGGCGATCATCGCGGTGTTCATCGCCGGGCTGATGGTCGGCAGGACGCCCGAGTACCTGGGCAAGAAGATCGGCACCCGCGAGATCAAGTTCGCGGCCTGCTACATCCTCATCACCCCGGCACTGGTGCTCGTCCTCAGCGCTGCGGCGATGGCCCTGCCCACCCCGGGCAACTCGATGACCAACTCCGGCGCGCACGGGTTCTCCGAGATCCTGTACGCCTACACCTCGGCGTCCAACAACAACGGCTCGGCCTTCGCCGGGCTGAACGCCGACACCCAGTGGTTCAACAGCACGCTCGGCATCGCGATGCTGCTCGGCCGGTTCCTGCCGATGGTGTTCGTGCTGGCGCTGGCCGGCTCGCTCGCCGAGCAGAAACCGGTCCCGGCCACCGCGGGCACCCTGCGCACCGAAAAGCCGCTGTTCACCGGGCTGTTGGTGGGCGCGATCCTGATCATCACCGGTCTGACCTACTTCCCGGCGCTCGCGCTGGGCCCGCTTGCCGAGGGGCTGGCGTCATGA